From the genome of Oryza glaberrima chromosome 1, OglaRS2, whole genome shotgun sequence:
AACAAGTCATCGCTAAGGTACAAATAGGTTTCCCAAAATCATACTCACAAGATCCCAAAAATTTGAGAAAGGCATCAACTGCTGCTATAACATTTATCCTGCACTGTGCTTCACAAGCATATTTGGAAGAAAAGGAATCATAGGAAATAGTTCAATCCCCAGAGCCACAGGAACTAGGAAAATTTCAAACATTCCAAACTAGGCCTTAATAATAATTGCCTAACAATACCTAAAAATAGTAAACTACAGCAGCAATAGCAAGCTAATAATTAAGCTATAAGACTCACATTGTACTTCTGATAGCCTGAATCTCCGAGCCCAAACACAGCATATCTGACCCCTTCAAGCCACCTAGCACCCAAATTCTTCTTAAGAAGGTACCTCCAAAACCCCTGCCACGCCCAAAAGCAACTGAATCAAAACCCAATTAGCAGATCGGAAACGTAGATCCTACCAAACCAAACGGATCACATCCCCAATACCTTCATGGAATCCGGGGGATCACCCTGCCCCGTGGTGGACACGACGAAGACCACGAACCTCTCGCTCGGAAGGcaactctgaaaaaaaaaaaaaagcatgcgcATCAAGTCGAGCTGTGATCACAAGAGGTCAGGCGAGAGGACCGTGGCCCTGGGGATTCAAGGGTTTGAAGCTTACGGGGTCGAAGCTGTCCATGGGGAGGACGTCGACGGCCGGGCAGCCGCCGCGCTCGGCCTGGCGGCCGACCCGTTCGGCGGCGTCCATAGCGTTCCCAGTCTCCGAGGCGTATATGACGAGGAGGCGGCTGTCCGCCGCCGGAGTCGCCGCCATGGGCGTAGACCTTGACACCTTGTGGAACCAGgcgcagcggcgcggcgagaAGGgagaaatttaacaatatgCCAAAATGCCACCCTATAAGATGTCGTTATAAAAATGCGACTCAATAGATGTTCCTCCTTAATAGAATACCAAAAATACCCCTGTGTCCTTCCCCGGCGGCTGTGACGACTCCTTCCCGGCGTTGGCGCTGGAGTGGTGGCGcgcggacggcgcggcggtggcggcggcgtcggccccTAGCACAGCCGAGAGGAAGTCGGGCCGCGCGCGGacgggcgacggcagcggcggctggccGGGGGGTGTGCagacggggcggcggccgggcacGCGCGCGCGGACGGGCGAcgcagcggcgccggccgggGGCGTGCAgacggggcggcggtggcagcggtcgTTCCCTAGCTCCTCTCGGCCGCGCGCGGACGGgcgacagcagcggcggccAACCGGGGACGGTGTGACGGTGTCGTCGCCTAGCTCctctcggcagcggcggccgggcgggcTCGCGCGAACGGGGCGGCgctggggcggcggtggcggcgtcggccccTACCGCGCCGAGAAGAAGTAgcgagaaagagaggaaaaacgCATTGTTCTGATCTAAACGATACTAAGGGATATTTCGGTCATTTCGCGGGCAAAGCCCTGgtgaaaaatgtaaaaaaaaagcctTAAAACAGTTTAAAGTTGGTATTTTATTAAGAAGCTGTCTCTATTTAGTAGCATTTTAATAATGACATTCTAAAGGTGGTATTCTGTTAAAGCCACCTCTGTTGAGTGGcatattgttaaatttctcGATGAAGAGGTGAGAAAAATGGCTGGATATCAAGCTAGCTCGTTTGTTTAGGCTAACTCAGTTCAGCTCGTTTAGGGGCACGGCGTATCGTGTTGGGGGGGAAAAAGAAGAACCTGGGAGAGCCTAGGGCTTTGATTTAGGCCGCTCCGTTTCAATGGAGTTGGGCTCTGTCTTGCGTAATAGCCTACAGCCCAAATGTCACGTCTCATctttgagtttttttatttttatatttaggaaatcaTAAGAAGGGAAATAAAGGGTATGACTAGGTAGGatcatttattcatattttttactttcttcaAGATGTTCATATGGAGTACTAGGGTGGTGTTTGAGTGGGAGGGACTACTCAAACACCACCTAGTACAGGTTGTGAAACCAGCTATACCAGTCACATGGTGTTGGCCTATGTAATCGAGGCTTTCAGCAGTTCTGTACTCATATTGCAAGTGTGCAACTTTGAAAGCTGGCCATAAAtgcacaaaaaaataaactgcGTAGCGTGTCAGATATCTTACGGGaatgctaatgggcgggtgatcgctcccctGTTCGCCCGACGATCACCCACCCGCTCCTTCCTCTATactactcctctcctcccttctcttcatactacagtaaaccacaaaaaaaattaaaaaaaacaaaaagttagaaaaatttatgtatagaaatactatgtataaaaaatttgaattcaaattcaaatttgaatcgggatgtaaacttttgacttataaactttaggtctataaactttaggccTATagactttagatgtatagaaatactatatatagaaaatatttgaattcaaattcaaattcaaatttgaattcaaattcaaaattcaaattcaaatttgaatcggatatataaactttaggtctataaactttagatgtatagaaatactatatataaaaaatatttgaattcaaattcaaatttgaatcggatatataaacttttggtctctaaactttagatgtgtaaacttgaggtatataaactttaggtgtataaatttattaaaataggaaagtaataaggtaccaaaaaaggaaaccaggtggagggagggaggggggaggggggtagcgaatctgatcgctacccccattggctgggcgatcgatcgcccattagggctGCCCGATATCTTATACGTTCGTTgtgaaaaaaatgcatatgtAGTTGCATGAGAATATCATCACGAGTTTTTCTGTGTATGCAATTTtcatatatctctatctctactattataaaaattgaagatatttttgctgGTGGTTTGGTAAGTCATCTGTATTCAAGTATAATTCTTATCTGTCTGCATCATTAGTTATCATGCCGTCCtcctatctctttttttttgtccacttttgacattgtaaataTCCATTCAATTGCAAGGCAatgtgtaacaccctgaaaatctaaactctaaaaatacggattttcaaaaactttttaaattaattgcatcatgccgatcttatccgcctattttatttggatttgatctcgaagtttattaatcgtgagtaaagaatagttaattagcaataaaccttaaaaaaacaaattggtaaaataaatataaattaaagtaaagattaggtgtggataggaataaataaaatattatcgcgaccatatttggatcaattaaatttaaatatgatggaataagaattaaccctaattaaaaattcaaataaattatataaaaataaatatgagtaatattaatctagggtgaattcattagttgagataacacaaatattgagtaaaatgcatatatgcaaaaattaggaattgtggaatcaaatttatatgggaaatacactaaaatcgggataataggaaaagtcactattCATTGCCCCATACGTGTTCGATCGcgttccctagccctagcccctCCTCTGCCGCGTTGCCCTCGCGCCccgcacgccgcgcgccgctccgcctcccctctgccgtcgccgtcgccatcaccgcgcgTGCCGCCAtcacctcgccgcccgcccgttgCCATTACCGCCTGTCGCCACGCCGACGTCGCTGagccgccccgagcccgcgccgacATTGCCACCCCCGTGCCGCGCGTGCTGCCGTCCCGTTGCCGCGTCGCATCGAGCCCCGTgcagccgtcccgtcgccgcccgtcgccgtcaagcccgcgccgcgccgcgccgtgccgtcgctgtcgcgccgtgccgtcgtgtcgccgcccacttgcatcccgccccgagccgcgcgccaccgctgtcgccgtcgccatcgacgtcccgtcgccgcgcgcgtcccatcaccgctgccgcgccgcgcgccgtctcgtcgcctcgcgccgcgagcccgccgcctcgcgccccgcgccgccgcgccgccgtcgtttcacccttccccctccttcccctctctttcttcccctctcccctataaaaaccccggaccaatcccccttctccaccccactccattccttcctcctctccctcttccccttctccacgcgtcgccgccgccgcgccgccaccttcgaagccgccgcaccgtcgccccggagccgccgcgccgtgcgtcgccgccttgtgccgccgtcgccgtcgtcgccgccaccgccgccgccggtgagccgtcttccccccctccacctcgcgcccaccgccgtcgccgcccggggaagcaaagagccgagagagagagagagatagaaagaagccgggagggaggagagaaaaagaaaagagaggaaaggagaaaggagccgggagagaagaaagaaaagaaaggagaaagaaaaagagaaaaagaaaagaaaaagaaagggagaaaaagaaaaaggaaataaataggaaattagagggagattagggaggtttagaaaatttaaaataattggaatttaattatagattaattatagtcatAGAATTgcaaaaattaatataaattatggattattcttggcaatttctataagaaatcaattcgcggtaataatttagatgtagttaataactaaacaaatagatgaattcttatagattattatagattatttttgggtaatccctataagtaatcggtttacggtagaaattcggatttaactactagggattttacccgtgtattatatttaatcatttagtcatacactaaattaaatcgtataatatttctaggattccgtccgatatttagctcgcgatagaaatttctaacctattatatggatataatgctcgggtagattaaattaaaaacttatgacaacaaaatatttatacccgcaaaatagtttgaatcgaaattgggtttgtcttagttcgcgaataataaagttaatataaagaaatcgactttcgcattcgactttcatttggatttatttggatttttatttgaattctaaccgaattcaaatcaattttcgcacataactatagagcccgagggagttgcggatccaagcgaaggtcaagactcgcaagacattgagcaaggcaagtcatcactattctttgaacatgttgatcccaattgtgaaattgttttgtttacaaataaaattgcatgcaatgatgaacatcctacttgtgattatgccatgccttgattattgtttgcccttattccttcgtaaccatgtttacgtatgagtccctagtcaattatgacaattgcttagaaatgctattctagaatcatgcatactcatatttatcaaatgctatatgcttgggcgattacctttgggaaggtaattgagatgcggcatgtggagacatgagcgccacattgccatgatgttgatgacatgatttgtgaaaggagaaataaaattaaacaattgttttcgactggggcggacggaggatttgggtggtatctggaaaaggctagtaccgtccccggtcaattaaggaccgagccatgaagttaagcatgaaacgacccccgtacaaccgtacttctcgaatgggtatagacctagcggattagatagccgagcggaggcagtatccctgcatagatggttcacctcTGAGTGAGGCAgatgcgctacgatgggacagccgttgaggtagggtcGAGAGGCGTGctctacatcggtgtcgccattggtaggactgccatgagtgtgtgggagagagaacttaacttgaaccataatttcatatgtgtgagacttctctttcccgggagcgccagaactcctctcactgctagaaacatggacgcctagagtgcatgaggatttaagttcatggagcgggtactgccaatgtgaggttatcgaaaagctttgccgtgacgcgtctcatgtgttgggacgaggctcatgtgttgggcagtcgcggagtgcgagtaaagtgtacatccactgcagtgtgagtaaaccaaatctattcgaatagtcgtgctcgcggttattgagcaccgggacatgtattacacttggctagactctaaattctttaacttgtgtaggatgggatattgcatgatgatttttatgctgatggagccacttcctgagaggcgggaatgtggacgtcctcagaaaaccataacgactcaatggcgggaagctatgcttgggatcacaatggatggtggacagaaccgtcattgtttaatatgaacactggtactaaaatttgatcagtttgTGCTAGGttttaggcttgtgaaaagaattacaaaactggctttgcgcaaaagaaccatagccatcctttgaatacccctatcatgtgcattcttGCTGtgatgacttgctgagtacggttggtattcacccttgcaaatataaaattaatcagaagcgggagatgaagcttcggaggatctctatgcctactaccaggagggagatgaagacgatggcgctcagtaggtcttagttacggtcgttgcctatggcaatggcgtgccgctgccttaactccgctgccttacctacttctgtttttggaatgtattccggaccgcttggtccgatgatttaagactgtgcctgcgggcttatgatgtaataattcatactagactctcgtgtatgtgcacttgatatttcagccatgagttcgtgtgtaccagactacttgatccagggaaatggtactgtttacacgattgattcctgttataaaaacggggtcTACACAATGCGAGTTACGCGactcacattttttttgaaacttaaaCATCCATTAATATAAAACAACAAAGTTCACGGGAATAAATCTCAGTACATTGCTAAAAGGTTAAAGAGAAAGCATAATGCCATCCGTTTCCAAAGAAACGAGAAACTGCACTAAGGCCACCAACTTCATATAGAAACCACACAGCAGAGAAGGTGCACATCAACAGGGAGCTGCGGCAATGCCGCAACGAATGCAACCTTGGGCCTCCTTCGGCGTGCACAACGCTTGACAAACCGGAATCCCCATCCGGTTGCCTCCACGATGACGGCACAAATGGAGGTCTGCTGCTGAGCCGTAGATTTTGGAGTGAGCATCCCCGGACTCAGCAAGCTTAAGATGTCCACAGAGTTCATCGTTAAATCTGAGGAGCGTGAACTCAACTCGAACAACAAACCTTGCATGGAACAAGCTAGAGGAAACACATAGGAAGAAGGAGCCCAAATCCGGATCCCTAAAACCACTGAAGAACTTGAATGGTGGCAAACGAACTGATATCTTCTAGGAGCGACGTATGGGGGAGGGGAAGTGAAATCCTGCAAATCTCTGATGGAAACCTTTGCATTGAAAGCACATGCACCAGAGAAACCACTGCCACAAAGCCGGCGGGAAGTCAACGCGCACCACGAGCTGCGCGCGCCGAGCAACAGCAAACCTAGCCGACGGGAGCCACAAGGAGCCGCCGCAACCGTCGCAAGGAGCAGGACAGCGACCTCCTAGACGAAGAAGGCATCACAGCTGGCACCGCCGCGAGGAGCCACCTCCCTCCGTCGAAACGACCACAGGGCTTCAGATCTCGCGCCTCTACCGCTGCcaaccgtcgccgtcgtcgaccacATCGCAAGGAGCAGGGCGGTGACCTCCCGGCCTAAGACGGCAACGCAACCGGCACCACCGCAAGGAGCCATCTTCATCCGTCGAATCGACCACAGAGCTTCGGATCTCGCACTTCCACCGCCGCcaaccgtcgccgtcgccgaccacaTCAGCACAGGGGACTCACCGGCAAAAGCAACCAACAAGGGACAAACCCTAACTACAGGAGACACCTGACCACACTATGCTAGTAGGGGGGAAGGTGGCCGGACCCCTACTCTAGCCCTCGCCGGAGGCGAACCACCGGAATCGAAGGGGAAGAGGGGCTGGAGGGGAGGGATTTGGGAGAGTTACTGTAGCAAGAGAAGGGGAACATGAGAAGAAGGAACTTTATGACTTCTACGCGACTCACATTGAGACTTGGCTTTCCATCCAGAACAAGGGCCAGCGATGAAAGACTTTAAAAAGTCAAGATGGACTAACATTTATCTTTGCATGTGGATAGATTCTTCTTTTACTTCACGTGGATAATAGATTTGACACGCATGCAAATCACGACTGGACTCCTCTTTTTCTGATGCAAATAATGGCTAGCTAGCAAGGAGATCTTAGGCTTCCTTTTCTTAGAGAAggttgtagaaaaaaataacaaagatGTATTCGATTTTCAGTTGTTGTAAATCTATacctataatattatataataaaaaacacatatggattaaaaaaaattcgttCGTCGTCACCTAATTTTTTTCGTCCGCAACATTCCAAGTCCAACACACAAAAATCATCCCGAGTCTGTGTCAAATCGGTTATGATGGGGATTTTACATATATGGTactaaaattaaacaatttggTTATATACAACTGTTTGTGTTATACTACGAGAGCTTGCATATACAACATACAAAAGTTGGTTACAAAATTTCCTTAAATTAGATCCCAAATACAATAatttatgaaagaaaaaaaaacccaaatccAGCAAAATTTCAGCCACCTGAATCATGGTctcatcggtttcgatcttcggCCGTACATGGCATGATTCATCGCATGCACTCTCAATCGACTTTGGCCTGGCGTCGGACCTCGCCAGAGATACGAGCGACATGAGTTGGCCGCCGTCGAGGTACCACCATCGCCACTCCATCTGCTTAATGTTGctgaaaaattatgaaaaaaaattatgacaaTTCATTAATTCAATTCTAGCTAAATGGAACTAGTGAGAATTTTAGCTTGATGTTTTTATTATATGGATTTATTTTCTGACGAAGATAGATTATAAATTCACGTAAAATTAATCTCATTATAGGACATCTGCTTTCCACCATCTAAAAAACACAATGCATAAAAGTAGTAGTCATATAATTTAAACACCCATAGCAACGAACAGACATCTATGCtagtgtgtgtatgtatgtatatgtatatgggtgtgtatatatatgtgtcgaTCGGAAACGTCGCGTAACGAGGAAGcgcctttaattaattagtggcaATCGAATTGCGACACGTAATCTGCGTTAATTTATATGCCTAGCAACGAAGTGTCGGACAAGCTGCGTGGTTATATATGGATCAATCGCTGTCCACGATGATGATCGATGATAGACGACGTCGATCCTAAATTAAAGATCGATGATGAATATCCATGTCTGACATCATCGTCGATCGAGAGGTTGTTTCTGCGTTAAGCTTCTCGTCGTAATTAGGGAGTACGCATTTATTCTTCATACTGAATATAAAAATCACGATTAATTTAATGTAGAGACCAGATTAATTTCTACTttttccgtttcaggttataagactttctaacaaattgtatctagatttattaacaattatatgaatatagataatgttaaaaagtcttataacctgaaacggatgtagTAGTAAATATCGACGATGCACGTATAATCTCTAGCTCGTAAATAAATTTGCATGAACAGTTGGATATATTAATTAACCTGCTGCTGAGTGCTGGCATTTTGCACGAACGTGTGCATGCACCTGACCCCACCAAACGCAAAGCGACCATTGCATCGACCACCTCCATCGGCCATTCAACCTGCAAGCGCTCGACCGGTCATCATTCATCAGCTTAAAACTGCAAAAGACGACCCAAGAGAAGAAACGATCTAGAACGAACCGTGCCGTCCTGCCGTGAATCAGAACTTTTTCTAGTTAACTTTACGTACCAGTAGAGTATGTACGTATACGTACTGTAACTTTTACAGACAGGAACACCTTTTGACTTCGTCTCCAAACCTATGTGAAACGGTCGAGGCGATAGCTCTCTTATTAATCCAcgagtagtatatatattatcatggaGACATCAGACAAGGCTAATTAACAGAGAGGGGACAATATGCAACAACGTATCCCACAAGcttccatccatgcatgcatgcatggatcggCGAAGTTAAAATTTCTATGACTCGTTGAGGGACGAGACGACGGGCAGGTGAGCGACCTTAGATACAGGGTGGTTGTGATCTGGTTGTGCTCTATCTCTCGCCCTCTCTCCAATCTCCATCTCTCTGTCTGATTTGTAATCTTTTCCCTTGGCTTTGAGCGTGCACGCTTGCCCAACTTCCCCTTGGCTTCTAGCGTCTTATTCCACACGCGCACTCCAGCTGTTCGATCGATTCACCAGGTATAAAATCGCCGGTAACGTGGCGCACGTCCGGCCGCCTGAACCTGCGCCGATCGAGATATGGAGAACCTCCAGCTCCAGGGAGATGATCACGACGACGAAGCGCTCCCTCACTTCCCCTACTTCGCGgtgccgtcaccgccgccgctcgccgtcgcgccggcggCATCGGCGACGACGTCGGATGGTCGCCAGCACGGCCCACTCGAGGTGCTCGAGCAGCCGCCGTGTAGTAATAACCTGCATCCCGATGGCCTGGTCGATGGCCCTCAGctagcggcgacgacggcggtgccgATGATGCTGCCGGCGATGACGTCCTTGGACTGGCAGTCGCTCCTGCAGACGTGCCTGCAGGTGCCGCCTCCGGTGCTGGAGCAGcagcaaccggcggcggcggcgcaggcggatCAGTACAGCGGGGAGAACGATCACGGCGATCTGCAGGCGGCCGAGAGCAGCGGGGCAGGTAACAAGGAGAAGCAGGTGATGGCGAAGGGCGGGGCGGGGAGGCCGTCGGGGACGAAGAAGAAGGCGAGCCGGCCGCGGTTCGCGTTCCAGACGAGGAGCGACAACGACATCCTGGACGACGGCTACCGATGGAGGAAGTACGGGCAGAAGGCCGTCAAGAACAGCAAGCACCCCAGGTTCGATCGGCTAATTAAGTTCTTCGATCTCTCTACATATTTTCGATTTCGACCGGCTAGGTTAATTCATGCTAATAACAATTCTAACTTATTATTGTCTGATTGCATGCGCTGAGAGTGTTGAGATTtcgtttaaatttaaattatttacaACATGTAATTCAAAATCAAAACTTGAAAATtgaatctatatataatatatacgtTTGGGCATGTAATTTTGACCGTGGATTAAGAACAGCTGGGAGGTTCAACGCTCCCTAGCTAACTAATGCATGAGCCAACATGCATGGCTGCATGACGTGCCTGCTATGTTTGGATATATAGCTCGGTCGGATTATATACGCAGGTTGTGTTAGGAGAGCTACGTTCTGTTCTTGTTCGCCAAATCTCTCTTCGCCTATAGTGACAACACATAACTTATCTCGTTATTAAATCCAAGTTTATTTATATTCTAATAACTGCCCACAACGTCAAGCTTTTGGAAACATAAGATTTTATATTCCTCGCAAAAAGAATTCATATTCAACAAAATCaccattctaaaaaaaaaaggtcaactCAAACAATTAATGATCTGAAAGCTTCAACTATCTAGATGATGAACCAGTTTCATCCAATGTTCACGATTTTTAAATGAATAAAAATTAATGTCTGAACCTTAATTTTTAGGAACATCAATGAAAAAATAtgcattttaattaatttaactaCAAAGAAATTTTAGGTAGAATTTTGTATTTTCCATGCTTCCAACTTAGAATTAGAACGGATTTTAAAAGTCAATATCTTGGAATTTAGGATCCCCTCTCTCATATGTTTGCTTGGTCACACAACGGTCCCTAAAATGACTTTGTATATATTGCCCTTGGGGTTTTGGTAATTTCATGTccttttatattaaaataagtatatatacattCATAGTGATATAAATGTTGTTTCTTAAGAACTTACAAAATTTGAATGAAATTGCAAAATATAACAAAGTTATGGCCTAATAGTTAATTTACACTTTAGGATGTCAATTTAATgttaattaataaaataaaagttagAATTGTAACATAAGGAAATCAGAAATTATGTAATGTAcaattcatattttaaaatgttaAGGATCAAATTAATATTTGCAATGTAAATTcaagaaattttaaaattaggAATGTTTGAACTATGTTTCAATGAATATTGATTTCAGTGAAATTAAAAATCCAAGAAGGCCATCGCTCTGAATAAATGACATTTCATATTTTTCTACATGCGTTCATCTCTACTATATCAACCagcaatgcaaaaaaaaaagaaaagaaaagaaaattaagaagCGCATTGACTGGAATCTACCTCCTACCACCCCGTTACATATTGTTGAGATTCAAACAAAATTATAGTTTGTTAGTTCtagaatatatttaataaaatctaCTTTTTGTAAAACCACGATAATGACATTGTAATTTGTTATGAACTTACACATTTATATAACAAGGTAGCAGCGTGTGGAAGGGGAGGGGGGTGTGGGGTGTGTTAGGGAGCTAGCGAGCGAGAACTTGAGAAAGGCGATAACGCGATAGGACACTGATGACTATGATTGGCTAAGCTTGCTGGATTATATAATTAGCGTGAACCGTAGGGGAGGGGCGATGGCGGGCACTGTTACACTATATATAGCAAATTGGGAGCCTCTCAAGAGCCTATTCACTGTTGATAGTGGCGTAGAAAAAACTACATATTTGATATAATTATGCAAATTGCCATGTGCCTATGCGTGTATGAGTAGATTTCACAATttacacatatatgtgttaCACACTATCAAGTGTTATTAAAAAAACGACGGGACATATTCAAGGAAAAActacaatatatattttgaacatgcatatatataagacCATGGTCCATGGACAGTTCATTTCATTCTCACCCCACAGCAAACATACCTGAATACATATGCACGATGATTACAGTGCAGGCATGTGTGGTGCATTCATAGTCAAATGTTGTAGCAAACGGTTATTTCGTGGGTTCAACGATATCAAACAACTCTGTGCGCGCGGTTTGtttaaaaaacaagaaaaaaaaaagtccttgGCGATTAATAACTGGGTAGTACCAAGACAgagatgtatatatatttgtcccCTGAATACCCTCTTCTTTTTTACGTGAAAATATTGCATGTCCTCCAAATtgttaaaaagaataaaaatactTGATGAAGtatatcaatatgtgatatatatcttttcttacaaacatgcaagttaaaaatTAATCTATACAActagaaacaaaataaacagATTAAGCTCTAACTAGCTAGCCAATGGCAAAGGCTAGATATATAATCCAtttctattatatataaaaaaataacatgtacTATTTATAGTCATATTTGttgttcttttttaatatatataagttgaatttgaactttatTTGTGAACTAGTATATCacatatattgatatatgtgTATTGTCAAATTTCTATATAGTTTTTCGTAACTATGTAGAGGACATGCAATATATAAGTAGATGTCTTAAGGGATAAAAATGGACTTTTCCTTTATATATACTCATTTCCTGTCGCATAAGTGCACGTATTACAACATATATGCAGGAG
Proteins encoded in this window:
- the LOC127769290 gene encoding probable WRKY transcription factor 24 produces the protein MENLQLQGDDHDDEALPHFPYFAVPSPPPLAVAPAASATTSDGRQHGPLEVLEQPPCSNNLHPDGLVDGPQLAATTAVPMMLPAMTSLDWQSLLQTCLQVPPPVLEQQQPAAAAQADQYSGENDHGDLQAAESSGAGNKEKQVMAKGGAGRPSGTKKKASRPRFAFQTRSDNDILDDGYRWRKYGQKAVKNSKHPRSYYRCTHHTCNVKKQVQRLAKDTSIVVTTYEGVHNHPCEKLMEALTPILKQLQFLSQF